From a single Pseudalkalibacillus hwajinpoensis genomic region:
- a CDS encoding 7-carboxy-7-deazaguanine synthase QueE: protein MNKWILPERTEYMNWEMPMVEVFETVEGEGTRAGFPTVFVRVFHCNLRCSWCDTPYSYAPDKAEYTASIETIVNQIKQYKSRHICFTGGEPLIHREKSMALIQAMVDLPHIEDIHIETNGAIDLTPYEAVRNESQKWEKKVRFVMDYKLPDSGEQHRMLHDNFDLLDQQDEIKFVIGSDEDFQVASDIVAEHHNKGQVLYSPVWETMPPHKLVEKILEAGLSNVKLSMQLHKIIWDPNKRGV from the coding sequence ATGAATAAATGGATTTTACCTGAACGTACAGAATATATGAACTGGGAAATGCCAATGGTAGAAGTGTTTGAAACAGTGGAAGGAGAGGGAACGCGTGCGGGCTTTCCAACCGTTTTTGTGCGCGTCTTTCACTGCAATTTACGCTGTAGCTGGTGTGATACACCATATAGCTATGCACCAGATAAGGCGGAGTACACAGCGTCTATAGAGACGATTGTGAACCAGATTAAGCAATACAAAAGCCGCCATATTTGTTTCACTGGCGGGGAGCCATTAATACATCGTGAGAAATCAATGGCGCTTATCCAGGCGATGGTAGATCTTCCGCACATTGAAGATATTCATATCGAAACAAATGGGGCAATTGATCTTACCCCATATGAAGCGGTTCGAAATGAATCGCAGAAATGGGAGAAGAAGGTTCGCTTTGTGATGGACTATAAACTTCCGGATTCAGGTGAACAACACCGCATGCTGCATGATAATTTTGATCTACTTGATCAGCAGGATGAAATTAAGTTCGTGATTGGATCAGACGAAGATTTTCAGGTTGCTTCTGATATCGTTGCTGAGCATCACAATAAAGGGCAGGTGCTTTATAGTCCTGTGTGGGAAACAATGCCACCGCATAAGCTAGTTGAAAAAATACTTGAGGCAGGCTTAAGCAATGTGAAGCTTAGCATGCAGCTTCACAAAATCATCTGGGATCCTAATAAACGAGGTGTGTAA
- the queD gene encoding 6-carboxytetrahydropterin synthase QueD, which yields MSYMIPKKVEVLGEDIQKSELKYHHKRVAVTKEFTFDAAHHLHCYEGKCKSMHGHTYKVVITISGFVNEIGISVDFGEIKTLFKEVIDSKLDHHYLNEVLPNMNTTAENMIVWMWEQLDQALVERNMKDNGQRLEELVLYETPTSYATLKREWMEKNE from the coding sequence ATGTCTTATATGATTCCAAAGAAAGTTGAAGTACTTGGAGAAGATATTCAGAAAAGCGAATTAAAGTATCATCATAAACGAGTAGCCGTCACAAAGGAATTTACTTTCGATGCCGCGCATCATTTGCATTGCTACGAAGGAAAATGCAAGAGCATGCACGGGCATACGTATAAAGTGGTTATCACAATTAGTGGCTTCGTGAATGAGATCGGCATTTCCGTTGATTTCGGTGAAATTAAAACATTGTTTAAAGAAGTGATTGATTCGAAATTGGATCACCATTATTTAAATGAAGTCCTTCCTAACATGAACACAACGGCTGAGAATATGATTGTTTGGATGTGGGAGCAGTTAGACCAGGCACTAGTTGAACGCAACATGAAAGACAACGGCCAGCGTCTGGAAGAACTCGTACTCTATGAAACACCAACAAGCTACGCAACGCTAAAGCGGGAATGGATGGAAAAAAATGAATAA